The following coding sequences lie in one Metallumcola ferriviriculae genomic window:
- a CDS encoding formate dehydrogenase subunit gamma, whose amino-acid sequence MTGTSTMYKRWDIHQRLQHYLTVISFLSCAVTGIVIKFAYTTWAQSFAKLFGNFNTLFAIHLAGAVIMIIAGVYHLFYLVHRVFKGNLRGTMLPVWKDLKDFALNICFYCGLTRSAPQFAKYSYKEKIDYLAEYWGTPLMIITGLILLYPGKAIAIMPRWVIECSHFAHQGEGMLAFLVIFTWHIYAVHFSLDFFPMNNVWLTGKVSREVMEHEYPLELALIENKEGSLDGREVPQQPSATH is encoded by the coding sequence ATGACTGGAACATCAACTATGTACAAACGTTGGGATATTCATCAGCGCCTTCAGCACTATCTAACGGTGATAAGTTTCTTAAGCTGCGCCGTAACCGGTATCGTGATTAAATTCGCGTATACAACGTGGGCGCAGAGCTTTGCCAAGTTATTTGGTAACTTCAATACATTATTTGCAATACATTTGGCTGGGGCTGTCATCATGATTATTGCGGGAGTTTATCATTTGTTTTATTTGGTGCATAGAGTTTTCAAGGGCAATTTAAGGGGAACTATGCTGCCTGTTTGGAAAGACCTAAAGGATTTTGCATTAAATATTTGTTTTTACTGTGGTTTAACAAGAAGTGCACCGCAGTTTGCGAAATACTCCTATAAAGAAAAGATAGATTACTTGGCAGAATACTGGGGTACGCCGCTGATGATTATTACTGGCTTGATTTTGTTATATCCGGGAAAAGCAATAGCTATCATGCCCAGGTGGGTCATTGAATGCTCGCATTTTGCCCACCAGGGAGAAGGAATGCTTGCCTTTTTGGTTATTTTTACCTGGCATATTTACGCGGTACACTTTTCACTGGATTTTTTCCCCATGAATAATGTTTGGCTAACTGGTAAAGTAAGCCGGGAAGTAATGGAACATGAATATCCCTTGGAGTTAGCCCTTATTGAGAACAAGGAGGGATCGTTGGATGGCAGGGAAGTACCACAACAACCTAGTGCTACTCATTAG